A stretch of the Lactuca sativa cultivar Salinas chromosome 9, Lsat_Salinas_v11, whole genome shotgun sequence genome encodes the following:
- the LOC111879406 gene encoding probable glycerol-3-phosphate dehydrogenase [NAD(+)] 1, cytosolic: protein MVGNIEVMTSSLFQNGSISNHNSLEEKLDEFRRVLGKSDGDLLKIVGVGAGAWGSVFAALLQDTYGKFRDKVQIRIWRRAGRAVDRETAKLLFEVINSREDVLRRLIRRCAYLKYVEARLGDRVLYADEILKDGFCLNMIDTPLSPMKVVTNLQEAVWDADIVVNGVPSTETREVFEEISNYWKERISPPIIVSLSKGIEAALDPVPHIITPTQMISRATGVPLENILYLGGPNIASEIYNKEYANARICGTEKWRVPLAKFLRQPHFIVWDNSDLVTHEVMGGLKNVYAIGAGMVAALTNESATSKSVYFAHCTSEMIFITHLLTKEPEKLAGPLLADTYVTLLKGRNAWYGQMIAKGELSLDMGDSISGKGMIQGVSAVGAFFELLSQSSLSVLHPNEKKPVAPVELCPILKTLYKILIKREQGPRAILQALRDENLNDPRERIEIAQSHAFYKPSLLGQP from the exons ATGGTTGGTAACATTGAAGTGATGACTTCTAGTCTATTCCAAAACGGGTCGATTTCAAATCATAATAGTTTAGAGGAAAAACTAGATGAATTCCGAAGAGTTCTTGGTAAATCGGATGGCGATTTACTCAAAATAGTCGGAGTTGGGGCAGGTGCATGGGGAAGTGTTTTTGCAGCTTTACTTCAAGATACCTACGGAAAGTTTCGTGACAAAGTTCAAATCCGGATATGGAGACGGGCAGGTCGGGCAGTCGATCGGGAAACAGCAAAACTCTTATTTGAAGTGATCAATTCAAGAGAAGACGTGTTAAGAAGATTAATCAGGCGATGTGCGTATTTGAAATATGTTGAAGCTCGATTAGGAGATCGAGTTCTTTATGCAGATGAGATTTTGAAAGATGGGTTTTGTTTGAATATGATCGATACGCCACTTAGCCCCATGAAAGTTGTGACTAATTTGCAGGAAGCTGTTTGGGATGCTGATATTGTGGTGAATGGTGTTCCATCGACTGAAACTCGTGAAGTTTTTGAAGAAATTAGTAATTATTGGAAAGAGAGAATCAGCCCACCGATTATTGTGTCATTATCGAAGGGTATTGAAGCTGCTTTAGATCCTGTTCCTCACATAATTACTCCCACGCAAATGATCAGTAGAGCAA CGGGGGTGCCCCTAGAGAATATTTTATATCTTGGTGGCCCGAACATTGCTTCTGAGATTTACAACAAGGAGTATGCAAATGCTCGAATTTGTGGGACCGAAAAGTGGAGGGTCCCACTTGCAAAATTTCTAAGGCAACCACATTTCATCGTATGGGACAATAGTGACCTTGTCACACATGAAGTCATGGGAGGTTTAAAAAACGTCTATGCAATTGGAGCCG GAATGGTGGCGGCCCTAACTAACGAAAGTGCGACAAGCAAATCCGTGTACTTTGCACATTGTACATCGGAGATGATTTTTATTACTCATTTGTTGACAAAAGAGCCTGAAAAGCTTGCGGGCCCGTTGCTTGCTGACACTTATGTGACACTTTTAAAAGGACGTAATGCATGGTATGGTCAAATGATTGCTAAGGGAGAATTGAGCCTAGATATGGGTGATAGCATCAGTGGTAAAGGGATGATCCAG GGAGTGTCTGCGGTGGGAGCATTTTTTGAACTTCTGAGTCAATCAAGTTTAAGTGTTTTACATCCTAACGAAAAGAAACCAGTAGCACCAGTCGAGCTATGCCCAATATTGAAAACACTCTATAAAATACTCATAAAGAG GGAACAAGGTCCTCGAGCAATTCTTCAGGCACTGAGAGATGAAAACTTGAATGATCCTCGTGAAAGAATCGAGATCGCTCAGAGTCATGCGTTCTACAAACCTTCACTTCTTGGCCAGCCGTAA
- the LOC111879357 gene encoding uncharacterized protein LOC111879357 — MDGLWDPPDYQAIEDTHCRNDGCQCAFCLANDVAEEAAVNEISCIEVLRILISKADTDIIELEDELMDLLSQLACTDEEFSNMYSMCLRKEIDFLDRSIRKLKDNAGDSLSTTTRKPAESMLDMLMSLFHCYIQKKDKQLADNIKNIASSSCQVHSEIPLSEKKQTGSSSNANQMEKNKKVINTSLEKHKISQTRVKTEEVEDYTGLSRGSMEKWEYQLVKIKSQTDDESIGSIESSSIPKANTDRNLNPVDLQLQESNVSVSTKIYKRREKLNDSPPLMLQTSSRSPCLLIEGADVANMCMDCYKLDDLRAIARQRGLRGYSKLRKIELAQALGIKIVEGVYTGKRKQKR; from the exons ATGGATGGCCTTTGGGACCCACCTGATTATCAAG CAATTGAAGACACTCATTGCAGAAATGATGGATGCCAATGTGCATTTTGTCTTGCTAATG ATGTGGCAGAAGAAGCGGCTGTAAATGAGATAAGTTGCATAGAGGTGCTAAGGATTTTGATAAGCAAAGCAGACACTGACATCATTGAACTTGAAGATGAACTTATGGACTTACTGAGTCAACTCGCCTGCACTGATGAAGAGTTTTCAAATATGTATTCTATGTGCTTGAGAAAGGAGATTGATTTTCTTGATCGATCAATAAGGAAATTAAAGGATAATGCTGGAGATTCTTTGTCAACAACAACCAGGAAACCAGCTGAAAGCATGCTTGACATGCTCATGTCTCTTTTCCATTGTTACATACAAAAGAAGGATAAACAG CTTGCAGATAATATCAAAAATATTGCAAGCTCCAGCTGTCAAGTGCATTCAGAAATTCCATTAAGTGAGAAAAAACAAACAGGAAGCTCTTCAAATGCTAATCAAATGGAGAAAAACAAAAAAGTCATCAACACTTCATTGGAGAAACATAAAATTTCACAGACGAGAGTCAAGACTGAAGAAGTAGAAGAT TATACAGGTCTTTCTCGGGGCTCCATGGAGAAGTGGGAATATCAGCTAGTAAAAATCAAGTCCCAG ACTGATGATGAAAGTATAGGTTCCATAGAATCATCATCCATACCAAAGGCTAATACAGATAGAAACTTGAATCCAGTTGATCTCCAACTCCAAGAATCAAATGTCTCAGTTTCTACGAAGATATACAAAAGGAGAGAGAAGCTTAATGATTCACCACCATTAATGTTACAGACAAGTTCAAGATCACCATGCCTATTAATTGAAGGTGCTGATGTGGCAAACATGTGTATGGATTGTTATAAACTAGATGATTTGCGGGCTATTGCTAGGCAACGCGGATTAAGAGGTTACTCTAAACTTCGCAAAATAGAACTCGCACAGGCACTAGGAATCAAGATTGTTGAAGGTGTATACACAG GAAAAAGGAAGCAGAAAAGATAG
- the LOC111879404 gene encoding 60S acidic ribosomal protein P3, with product MGVFTFVCKSSGGKWTAKQLKGDLEGSADSTYALQRSLVQAAYSCDSSGGIQSSFSYVLPDSAVFQVIIGGGGGGGSFGGGAAAASSAPAGGAAAAEAPAAEEKKEEKEESDDDMGFSLFD from the exons ATGGGAGTTTTCACATTCGTCTGCAAATCCTCCGGCGGCAAATGGACTGCCAAGCAGCTAAAGGGAGACCTTGAAGGCTCCGCCGACTCTACCTACGCTCTTCAGAGGTCTCTTGTTCAGGCCGCTTATTCTTGCGACTCTTCCGGTGGTATCCAGTCTTCTTTCAGCTACGTACTCCCCGATTCTGCTGTTTTTCAG GTGAtcattggtggtggtggtggtggtggctcttTTGGTGGTGGTGCTGCAGCAGCATCATCAGCACCAGCTGGAGGTGCAGCAGCTGCTGAAGCACCTGCTGCTGAGGAGAAGAAGGAAGAGAAGGAGGAGAGTGATGATGACATGGGTTTCTCACTCTTTGATTAA